One genomic window of Salvia miltiorrhiza cultivar Shanhuang (shh) chromosome 4, IMPLAD_Smil_shh, whole genome shotgun sequence includes the following:
- the LOC131023636 gene encoding cyclin-A3-2-like: KWKKLFQLSICSFFSPNAKEKPLRRIPQIHSEKAFILDALRRRFVLNDKPKSKPRRNVKIVKAGGAKEVKISKAETDPAIDLDGKSDDPQMCGAYASDIYEYLHSMEIEAKRRPLSNYLEKIQKDVTANMRGVLIDWLVEVAEEYMLLLDTLYLIVSDIDKLLSCNALNRQKRQLLGVSSMDMPHCSNSGRCYTL; this comes from the exons aaatggaaaaaattgTTCCAACTTTCTATTTGTTCGTTTTTTTCCCCAAATGCCAAAGAAAAGCCCTTGAGGAGAATTCCCCAAATCCATAGCGAGAAAGCTTTCATCTTGGATGCTTTGAGGAGAAGATTCGTGTTGAATGATAAGCCGAAAAGCAAACCCCGGAGGAATGTGAAGATAGTGAAAGCCGGTGGAGCTAAGGAGGTGAAGATCTCTAAAGCTGAGACCGATCCCGCCATTGATTTGGACGGGAAATCTGATGATCCGCAGATGTGTGGAGCTTACGCTTCtgatatatatgaatatcttcACAGTATGGAG ATAGAGGCTAAGAGAAGGCCATTGTCGAATTACTTGGAGAAAATTCAGAAAGATGTAACTGCAAACATGAGAGGGGTTTTGATAGATTGGTTGGTTGAGGTGGCTGAGGAGTACATGCTTCTTCTGGATACATTGTATCTAATAGTTTCTGACATCGACAAATTGCTGTCGTGCAATGCTCTTAACAGGCAAAAGCGTCAGCTACTTGGTGTTTCCTCAATGGATATGCCCCACTGCTCCAACTCGGGCCGTTGCTATACTCTGTAA